One genomic segment of Desulforamulus reducens MI-1 includes these proteins:
- the glpX gene encoding class II fructose-bisphosphatase, whose amino-acid sequence MDRELALEIVRVTEVAALASSRWMGRGKKNEADQAATSAMRAMFDSVNIEGTVVIGEGELDEAPMLYIGEKVGTGHGPEVDVAVDPLEGTNIVAKGLTNALAVVAISDKGNLLHAPDMYMEKIAVGPRAAGLIHIDDPIPRTLEIVARANRKRIQDCTVMILERERHSQIIEAVRCMGARVRLFSDGDVGAAIATCFEDTGIDLYIGTGGAPEGVISAAAIKALGGEMQGRLVPDNQAEYDRCVKMGLKDPRQILMMDDMVRGEDAIFAATGVTDGELLRGVRFVGNDQAETHSLVMRARTKTVRWIKALHSIPNKPHLVME is encoded by the coding sequence GTGGATAGAGAACTAGCTCTGGAAATTGTAAGGGTCACAGAAGTGGCAGCCCTTGCATCTTCTCGTTGGATGGGGAGAGGCAAAAAGAATGAGGCAGATCAGGCGGCTACCAGTGCCATGAGGGCGATGTTTGACTCTGTTAATATAGAAGGAACCGTTGTTATTGGTGAAGGCGAGCTGGATGAAGCCCCCATGCTGTACATTGGTGAAAAAGTCGGCACCGGGCATGGTCCTGAAGTGGATGTAGCTGTTGATCCCTTGGAGGGAACCAATATTGTAGCTAAGGGCTTAACCAATGCTTTGGCTGTTGTGGCGATTTCGGACAAAGGAAACCTGCTTCATGCGCCGGATATGTATATGGAAAAGATTGCTGTCGGTCCCAGGGCTGCAGGCCTTATTCATATTGATGATCCAATCCCCAGGACCTTGGAAATTGTTGCACGGGCTAACCGCAAGAGAATTCAAGACTGTACAGTGATGATTCTGGAAAGAGAAAGACATAGTCAAATTATCGAAGCTGTTCGCTGTATGGGCGCTAGGGTAAGATTATTTAGCGATGGTGACGTTGGTGCAGCTATTGCTACATGCTTTGAAGATACTGGGATTGATCTTTATATTGGAACCGGTGGTGCACCGGAGGGTGTAATTTCTGCGGCTGCCATTAAAGCACTGGGTGGCGAAATGCAAGGACGCTTGGTACCAGATAATCAGGCAGAGTATGACCGTTGTGTTAAAATGGGACTGAAGGATCCTAGACAAATCCTCATGATGGACGATATGGTTCGGGGTGAAGATGCCATCTTTGCTGCCACCGGGGTTACTGATGGTGAATTGTTGCGTGGGGTTCGTTTTGTGGGTAATGATCAAGCAGAGACCCATTCTCTGGTTATGAGGGCCCGCACTAAAACCGTTCGATGGATTAAAGCACTGCATAGCATTCCCAATAAACCTCACTTAGTGATGGAGTAA
- a CDS encoding RNA polymerase sigma factor produces MTPATKNRHPDGDLSFEELYDRYFEPVNRYLRYRMDSAWDADDLTTTVFMKALENFSKYRAEGPFSGWLFRIAHNVYVDYIRGRREYATNDVMLELAAGSDDGPEETVLQGEEITRLRQLLKGLSPDYRDVVSLRYAAELRFVQIAEVLGKSESAVRMLHHRAIKQLRQRYVREGGSAR; encoded by the coding sequence ATGACCCCGGCAACTAAAAATCGTCACCCTGATGGTGATTTATCCTTTGAGGAGCTTTATGACCGTTATTTCGAACCAGTTAATAGGTATTTGCGGTACCGGATGGATAGCGCCTGGGATGCGGATGACCTGACAACAACAGTTTTTATGAAGGCATTAGAGAATTTTAGCAAATACCGGGCAGAGGGTCCCTTTTCAGGTTGGCTTTTCCGCATTGCCCATAATGTTTATGTGGATTATATCCGGGGAAGACGGGAGTATGCAACCAATGATGTCATGTTGGAACTTGCGGCAGGATCCGATGACGGACCTGAGGAAACGGTGTTACAGGGGGAAGAAATAACCAGACTTCGCCAACTTCTCAAAGGACTCTCTCCTGATTACCGTGATGTTGTGTCCCTTCGTTATGCTGCTGAACTGAGATTTGTACAAATCGCAGAAGTTCTTGGGAAATCTGAATCGGCTGTACGAATGCTACATCACAGAGCTATTAAGCAGTTAAGGCAAAGATATGTCCGGGAAGGAGGGAGTGCCCGATGA
- a CDS encoding TolB family protein, whose amino-acid sequence MTEERHHEPDNKVLPFENYLKVKEEWEDDISQLLTHMRQVREAVPVNRRLQVELRKKLLSRQKEIMNQNGIVTSPEEATKRKIAQTGLWQSRLAPFLGVLAAIFIVMSLTCLWRYANGQYHLEVTGSPQEITRFWTEDAPLQPAVSPDGTKILVVRGGSLVLLSHTGVQLAYLEPPEGATFQSPTWSPNGEQISFVFSQQGKEEIRQLAAEKIITATKMSNVYSQTTARGAEKKGQEAKDSLQTFAGKKLKAADLNHKSIHFSNLVYSPDGNRLAYVMGRIGEPTEVWVRYSNGEEKRITNGDAPTWSPNGKYLVVQRPGKSKTYDLWLVNVETGGADLLGPGENPTWSKNGYLAFNTVIVQERVLTFLPNGDPQYTVRQQVAEGRSTYLGEDGSTVLKQLKEGEGWLATSHLLIAPENRISGVELSWLRQQELSGTLEPKTLVLNEISKCEGQVFGPDDKWLLYARRDGDTVALLKLRLGEQWEKERN is encoded by the coding sequence ATGACAGAAGAACGACATCATGAGCCGGATAATAAGGTTCTTCCCTTTGAAAATTATTTAAAAGTTAAAGAAGAATGGGAAGATGACATTTCCCAATTACTGACCCATATGAGGCAGGTAAGGGAAGCTGTCCCAGTAAATCGCCGCTTGCAGGTGGAATTACGGAAGAAATTACTGAGCCGACAAAAGGAGATAATGAACCAGAATGGGATAGTAACTTCTCCAGAAGAAGCCACAAAACGAAAAATCGCACAAACTGGTTTATGGCAGTCAAGATTAGCACCGTTCCTGGGAGTATTGGCCGCCATTTTTATAGTAATGTCCTTAACGTGTCTTTGGCGTTATGCCAATGGGCAATACCATTTGGAGGTCACAGGGTCACCCCAAGAGATCACTCGCTTTTGGACGGAAGATGCACCCTTACAACCGGCAGTGAGTCCTGATGGTACAAAGATTTTGGTGGTAAGAGGCGGTAGTTTGGTGCTCCTATCCCATACGGGTGTTCAACTGGCTTATCTGGAACCTCCTGAAGGGGCCACTTTCCAATCACCCACCTGGTCACCGAACGGAGAACAAATTTCCTTTGTGTTTAGTCAGCAAGGGAAAGAAGAGATTAGGCAACTGGCAGCAGAGAAGATTATAACTGCGACAAAGATGAGTAATGTTTATTCCCAGACAACGGCACGAGGTGCAGAAAAAAAAGGTCAGGAAGCAAAAGATTCTTTGCAAACCTTTGCTGGAAAAAAGCTAAAAGCAGCAGACCTAAATCATAAAAGTATTCACTTTTCAAACTTGGTGTATTCGCCTGACGGTAATAGATTGGCCTATGTAATGGGTAGAATCGGGGAGCCAACTGAGGTTTGGGTTCGGTATTCTAACGGAGAAGAAAAACGAATTACCAATGGTGATGCTCCAACTTGGTCACCCAATGGGAAGTATTTAGTGGTCCAGCGTCCTGGTAAATCTAAAACCTATGATCTCTGGCTGGTTAATGTTGAAACTGGCGGGGCAGATCTCTTAGGTCCCGGAGAAAACCCAACCTGGAGTAAAAATGGCTATCTTGCCTTTAATACAGTCATTGTCCAAGAGCGAGTTCTAACCTTTTTGCCAAATGGAGACCCCCAGTATACGGTCCGTCAGCAAGTAGCCGAGGGACGCTCAACCTATCTAGGGGAGGATGGGTCAACTGTTTTGAAACAATTAAAAGAAGGGGAAGGCTGGCTGGCCACAAGCCATTTATTGATAGCACCGGAAAATCGAATTTCTGGTGTTGAACTTAGCTGGCTACGCCAACAGGAACTTAGTGGTACCCTTGAGCCAAAGACATTGGTGTTAAACGAAATATCAAAATGTGAGGGCCAGGTCTTTGGACCGGATGATAAGTGGTTACTGTATGCCCGCCGTGATGGCGATACCGTTGCCTTGCTTAAACTGAGGTTAGGGGAACAATGGGAGAAGGAGAGGAACTAA
- a CDS encoding ABC transporter ATP-binding protein produces MNAVEIKGLTKVYGDNFALQDFSLNISRGQVCGLIGPNGAGKTTAMSILATLLAPDGGTAFVCGHDVMQEQAMVRRLIGYMPDFFGVYDGLKATEYLDFYAAAYRIPMADRNRLTQDLLELVNLSEKANSYVDLLSRGMKQRLAMARCLVHNPEVLILDEPASGLDPRARAEMKEVIRHLRRMNKTILISSHILPELAEMCDSIAILEQGRLVAHGMVDEVTAARQGTRTLKVEVAERLNELLEVLMMKPGVVSVDGDAGWARVAFRGSKAAQGQMLREIMEQGWTVIEYAEIKGNLEDAFMAMTGEGE; encoded by the coding sequence ATGAATGCAGTGGAGATAAAGGGGCTAACAAAGGTCTATGGCGATAATTTTGCCTTGCAGGATTTCTCCCTTAATATTTCAAGGGGTCAGGTATGTGGCCTAATTGGACCTAATGGTGCTGGTAAAACCACTGCCATGTCTATCCTTGCCACCTTACTGGCGCCGGACGGAGGAACAGCCTTTGTATGTGGGCATGACGTTATGCAAGAACAAGCAATGGTCCGTCGGTTAATTGGTTATATGCCGGATTTTTTCGGTGTATATGATGGACTTAAAGCAACGGAGTATTTAGATTTCTATGCAGCAGCCTATCGGATTCCTATGGCCGACCGGAACCGCTTAACCCAGGACCTGTTAGAACTGGTAAACCTTTCGGAGAAGGCAAACAGTTATGTTGATTTACTGTCCCGGGGCATGAAACAAAGGCTGGCCATGGCCCGCTGTTTAGTACACAATCCCGAAGTTTTAATTCTGGATGAACCTGCCTCGGGACTGGACCCCAGAGCCAGGGCAGAAATGAAAGAAGTTATTCGCCATTTGCGTCGTATGAATAAAACCATCTTAATTAGTTCGCATATATTACCGGAACTGGCCGAGATGTGTGACAGTATAGCCATTCTGGAACAGGGACGCTTAGTGGCCCATGGGATGGTGGACGAGGTTACTGCCGCTCGTCAAGGTACGAGAACATTGAAAGTTGAAGTGGCTGAAAGATTGAACGAATTACTGGAGGTTTTAATGATGAAGCCGGGGGTCGTTAGTGTTGATGGAGATGCCGGCTGGGCCCGGGTGGCCTTTAGGGGAAGTAAAGCTGCCCAAGGTCAAATGTTGCGAGAAATTATGGAGCAGGGTTGGACTGTCATAGAGTATGCAGAGATAAAAGGGAACTTAGAAGATGCTTTTATGGCTATGACCGGGGAGGGCGAATAA
- a CDS encoding ABC transporter permease, translated as MKECNPVLLKELRQRFRSYRSPLIIALYLMVLGGFLLGIMYLEWRDAAYYFQPGSSKGTFTILSVAQLGLLAFVVPGLTAGVISGERERQTLNVLLTTELSPLSIIVSKLISACSFTALLLIATLPLYSLVFMFGGLAPVQVLGVLGFFLVTMLMFAAIGVTCSTYFKRTGVSTLTTYGVVFFLIAGTGFLAGFIYELYDHNARIAMLNIQETPLIVQLLQDTNPFLVMLRILGEQATIGPGRDMWLPYWGTFTLTYLVLSVTLILWSGYKLNPVKSNRKLFR; from the coding sequence ATGAAAGAATGTAACCCGGTATTACTGAAAGAATTGCGTCAAAGATTTCGCTCCTACCGATCACCATTGATCATTGCACTGTATTTAATGGTACTAGGCGGATTCTTGCTGGGAATTATGTATTTGGAGTGGAGAGATGCAGCTTACTATTTTCAACCCGGTAGTAGCAAAGGGACCTTCACCATACTTAGTGTGGCACAACTGGGGCTTTTAGCCTTTGTGGTACCTGGTTTGACTGCAGGTGTTATCAGTGGGGAAAGGGAGCGCCAGACCTTAAATGTGCTATTAACAACCGAGTTAAGTCCACTTAGTATTATCGTAAGTAAATTAATATCGGCTTGTTCCTTTACAGCCTTGCTGCTCATAGCCACATTGCCTCTCTACAGCTTGGTGTTTATGTTTGGTGGTTTAGCTCCGGTTCAGGTTTTAGGGGTGTTGGGGTTCTTTTTAGTGACCATGCTTATGTTTGCTGCCATTGGTGTTACCTGCTCCACTTATTTTAAAAGAACAGGTGTAAGCACCCTAACGACCTATGGCGTTGTATTTTTTCTAATTGCTGGCACTGGTTTTTTAGCCGGTTTTATCTATGAACTTTACGATCATAACGCCCGTATAGCTATGTTGAATATTCAAGAAACTCCTTTGATTGTGCAACTGTTGCAGGACACCAACCCATTTCTAGTGATGCTAAGAATTTTGGGTGAGCAGGCAACTATTGGACCGGGGCGGGATATGTGGCTGCCCTATTGGGGTACCTTTACACTGACCTACCTGGTCTTAAGTGTAACCCTTATACTTTGGAGTGGCTACAAGCTAAACCCTGTTAAAAGCAATCGAAAATTATTTCGTTAA
- a CDS encoding TIGR01212 family radical SAM protein (This family includes YhcC from E. coli K-12, an uncharacterized radical SAM protein.), which yields MFEKTNRYRQYSEHLVKKFGQKVYKLPVNLPGSCPNRDGTVGRGGCIFCDEEGAGFECLPNTLSVKQQIQKNREFFVKRFNAKKFIVYFQAFTNTYMPLEQFKENIRAALNEEDVIGISISTRPDCINDVYLDFLKDIQNQRGLDINIELGLQTVNYHTLTKVNRGHTLAEFIDAVQRIKQRNFEICVHIILNLPWDNLLDVIENAKILSAMDIHYVKLHSLYVVKGTVLADMYERDEFSIISLEEYITRVVTFLEYLNPDTVVQRLVGKGPQDNQLFSNWSTSWWKIKQSIEKALEEKDTWQGKKCNYLNGKALNF from the coding sequence ATGTTTGAAAAAACAAATCGCTATCGTCAATATTCAGAACACCTGGTAAAAAAATTTGGCCAAAAAGTATATAAATTGCCTGTTAACCTACCCGGCTCCTGCCCAAACCGAGATGGCACTGTGGGACGTGGTGGCTGTATCTTCTGTGATGAAGAGGGGGCTGGCTTTGAGTGCTTGCCCAACACCCTAAGTGTTAAACAACAGATCCAAAAAAACCGTGAGTTTTTTGTCAAACGATTTAATGCTAAAAAGTTTATTGTCTATTTCCAGGCCTTTACCAACACCTATATGCCCCTAGAACAATTCAAGGAAAACATCCGGGCTGCCCTTAACGAAGAGGATGTGATAGGCATATCCATTTCCACCCGTCCAGACTGTATCAACGATGTCTATCTGGACTTTTTAAAGGATATACAGAACCAGCGAGGATTGGATATTAATATTGAATTGGGACTACAAACGGTTAATTACCATACCCTGACAAAAGTAAACCGGGGTCATACCCTGGCAGAGTTTATTGATGCTGTGCAACGAATCAAGCAGAGAAACTTTGAAATTTGTGTCCATATTATTTTAAATTTACCCTGGGATAACCTGCTAGACGTAATTGAGAATGCTAAAATTCTTTCTGCCATGGATATCCATTATGTAAAATTGCATTCTCTTTATGTTGTAAAAGGAACTGTATTGGCAGATATGTATGAGAGGGACGAATTCAGCATCATATCCCTGGAGGAGTATATCACCCGGGTTGTAACCTTTTTGGAATACTTGAACCCGGATACAGTGGTGCAACGCTTAGTGGGTAAGGGACCTCAGGATAATCAGCTGTTTTCAAATTGGAGCACCAGTTGGTGGAAGATTAAGCAGTCCATTGAAAAGGCCTTGGAGGAAAAGGACACCTGGCAGGGCAAGAAATGTAATTATTTAAATGGTAAGGCATTGAATTTTTAA
- a CDS encoding Lon protease family protein, with product MELKNTILNSSRLRRRCQTDELGFCSTSADVPPLKDFIGQERAVRAMQFGLSMQAYGYNIFVAGPAGTGKTTYTQTVVHQAAIRGEIPGDYCLLYNFQNPDVPLAVILPPGRGIKFQRDMTHLTGQMKVAINRLFEGKDYIQRKNTIIQEKQQELDNDVNRLRENAASLGFVMKVNEQGIAFLPVKDGKTLSKEQYNELTSEEVFSFEERLKVLQDRTEEIAFKSKELEKEADRVVRELDQQLILETTVPLVMKLQEKYQEYTKIVCYLHDLVKHLTENIGSLANRENQEKEKVQNDLFTLYCVHLLVNHTDTTGAPVVVETNPNYYNLFGKIEYRSQMGTVNTDFTMIKPGAIHRANGGYLIVQAKDLLTDPNSWETLKKALKNRQVIIENIGEQYRSVPTISLRPEPIPLNVKVILIGSQRIYQLLQHADEDFEKLFKVMVDFEVVMPRTPDNLRNYVAFVGSVCRKEGLLHFDKSGLSEIIEYGSRLAANQNKLSTQFNEVVEIILEASAWAQTNGAPLVGAEHVRQAINEKLYRCRRVEERLQELILRDKILVDTDGAVVGQVNGLAVLDVGNYVFGKPSRITAKTYMGQEGLINIERETQMSGSIHSKGVLTLTGYLGGMFAQNKPLCLSASITFEQLYEGVEGDSASSAELYALLSSLSGIPIRQYLAVTGSVNQNGEIQPIGGVTEKIEGFFGVCQARGLTGEQGVIIPVQNIDNLMLNHEVLEAVEKGIFHIYAISQVEEGIELLTGMPAGELQADGSYPKGTIFQLVDDKLKQYAQGISEFAK from the coding sequence ATGGAACTTAAGAATACCATTTTAAATTCAAGTCGTCTGCGTCGACGCTGCCAAACGGACGAATTAGGGTTTTGTAGTACTTCTGCTGATGTGCCGCCCTTAAAGGATTTTATTGGTCAGGAGCGGGCTGTACGGGCCATGCAATTTGGTCTAAGTATGCAGGCCTATGGGTACAATATTTTTGTGGCCGGGCCAGCTGGAACCGGGAAAACTACCTATACGCAAACCGTGGTTCATCAGGCAGCTATCAGAGGGGAGATTCCCGGTGATTATTGTCTTCTATACAATTTTCAAAACCCGGATGTTCCTTTGGCTGTTATCCTGCCCCCAGGCAGGGGAATTAAATTTCAACGGGATATGACCCATCTGACAGGGCAGATGAAGGTTGCCATTAATAGGCTTTTTGAAGGTAAAGATTACATTCAGAGAAAAAATACTATTATTCAGGAAAAGCAGCAGGAGCTAGATAATGATGTCAATCGTTTAAGAGAAAATGCTGCGTCACTGGGTTTTGTAATGAAAGTTAATGAACAGGGGATTGCTTTTTTACCCGTAAAAGATGGAAAAACCCTATCAAAGGAACAGTATAATGAGTTAACCAGTGAAGAAGTTTTCTCTTTTGAAGAGCGATTGAAGGTGCTCCAGGATCGAACGGAGGAAATTGCCTTTAAAAGTAAAGAATTGGAGAAAGAAGCAGACCGGGTGGTAAGGGAATTGGATCAACAGTTAATATTGGAAACCACGGTCCCGTTGGTGATGAAGCTACAGGAGAAATACCAGGAATATACTAAGATTGTTTGCTACCTCCATGATCTGGTGAAACATTTAACTGAAAATATTGGCAGTTTAGCGAATCGGGAAAACCAGGAAAAAGAAAAAGTACAGAATGATTTATTTACACTTTATTGTGTACATTTACTGGTTAATCATACAGATACCACAGGTGCCCCTGTGGTTGTTGAAACAAATCCCAACTACTACAATTTGTTTGGTAAAATTGAATATCGAAGTCAAATGGGTACTGTGAACACTGACTTTACCATGATTAAACCCGGAGCCATTCATAGGGCAAACGGAGGGTATCTTATTGTCCAGGCAAAGGATTTATTGACTGATCCCAACTCCTGGGAAACTTTAAAAAAAGCCCTAAAAAACCGGCAGGTGATTATTGAAAACATTGGCGAGCAGTATCGCTCAGTACCAACCATTAGCCTGAGGCCGGAACCCATTCCTCTGAATGTGAAGGTTATTCTTATTGGATCCCAGAGGATCTATCAATTGCTACAGCATGCGGATGAAGACTTTGAAAAACTTTTTAAGGTAATGGTGGATTTCGAGGTAGTGATGCCACGTACACCGGATAACCTAAGAAATTACGTAGCCTTTGTGGGGTCGGTGTGCCGTAAAGAAGGACTACTTCATTTTGACAAATCAGGCTTAAGTGAAATCATTGAGTACGGTTCTCGATTGGCGGCTAACCAAAATAAGTTATCAACCCAATTCAACGAAGTTGTAGAAATAATTCTTGAGGCATCGGCCTGGGCCCAAACAAATGGAGCCCCGTTAGTGGGGGCAGAGCATGTACGTCAGGCCATTAATGAAAAACTTTATCGGTGCCGCCGGGTAGAAGAACGCCTGCAAGAATTAATTCTGCGGGATAAAATTCTAGTGGATACCGATGGAGCAGTGGTGGGGCAGGTCAATGGCCTGGCAGTTCTGGATGTGGGAAACTATGTCTTTGGTAAACCCTCTCGTATTACAGCCAAAACCTATATGGGACAGGAAGGGCTAATTAATATTGAAAGGGAAACACAAATGAGTGGCAGCATCCACTCCAAGGGGGTTCTCACTTTAACCGGTTATCTGGGCGGTATGTTTGCCCAAAATAAGCCCCTTTGCTTGTCGGCCAGCATCACCTTTGAGCAGTTGTATGAAGGGGTAGAAGGGGACAGCGCTTCCAGTGCGGAACTTTATGCGTTACTTTCCAGCCTATCTGGTATTCCCATCAGACAGTATCTGGCAGTCACTGGATCAGTAAACCAAAATGGGGAAATCCAACCCATTGGGGGGGTTACTGAAAAAATAGAAGGATTCTTTGGTGTTTGTCAAGCCAGAGGATTAACGGGAGAACAGGGAGTGATTATACCCGTTCAGAATATAGATAATCTGATGTTAAACCATGAGGTATTGGAGGCAGTGGAGAAGGGTATCTTTCATATTTATGCTATTTCCCAGGTTGAGGAGGGTATTGAGCTTCTTACTGGAATGCCTGCAGGAGAGCTTCAGGCCGACGGTAGTTACCCGAAAGGAACAATATTTCAACTAGTCGATGATAAACTAAAACAATATGCTCAGGGAATTAGTGAGTTTGCTAAATAA
- a CDS encoding sigma factor-like helix-turn-helix DNA-binding protein, whose protein sequence is MILKQDQEKVLEIISSFNETDKKIFIRRYFFGDKISDLANAFNLSRSAIDNRLLRGRKVIKEKNLFH, encoded by the coding sequence ATTATTTTAAAACAAGACCAAGAAAAGGTTCTGGAAATTATAAGCTCCTTTAACGAAACAGACAAAAAAATATTCATTAGAAGATACTTCTTTGGTGACAAAATAAGTGATTTGGCAAATGCTTTTAATTTATCGAGATCTGCCATAGATAATAGACTCCTAAGGGGCAGAAAAGTTATAAAGGAGAAAAACTTATTTCATTGA
- a CDS encoding sigma factor has translation MGYSQSALVEGIKNKDVLAYEYMINKYTKTIYCLAYNILCQSLNREDIEECVSDVFLDAWVKINDFDQEKGNFRTWLLILTKCKALIYKRKKVLQMLLLSKD, from the coding sequence TTGGGCTACTCACAAAGTGCACTTGTGGAAGGAATAAAAAATAAAGACGTACTTGCATATGAATATATGATAAATAAGTACACAAAAACAATTTACTGCTTGGCTTATAATATTTTGTGCCAGTCACTTAATAGAGAAGATATTGAAGAATGTGTGTCTGATGTATTTTTAGATGCATGGGTTAAAATTAATGATTTTGATCAAGAAAAAGGGAATTTTAGAACATGGCTTTTAATTTTAACAAAATGCAAAGCACTTATATATAAACGCAAAAAAGTTCTACAAATGTTGTTACTATCGAAGGATTAG
- the trpB gene encoding tryptophan synthase subunit beta encodes MSNLTGFYGEFGGAFVPDSLRKVLGDLEVAFMRYKDDPDFISELTYYLQQYVGRPNPLYFAERLTKKLGGAKIYLKREDLNHTGSHKINNVLGQVLLAKRMGIKRVIAETGAGQHGVATATACAMFNMECVIYMGEEDTKRQALNVFRMELLGAKVVTVTTGTKTLKDAVDVALQDLVENHENTYYMLGSAVGPHPYPLIVRHFQSIIGIEAKDQLRKIEGRLPDYIMACVGGGSNAIGLFYPFVEDKEVNIIGVEPGGKGLATGQHAAPLCAGKPGILHGFKCYLMQDENGEPLTTHSISAGLDYPGVGPEHSYLKATGRAEYVAINDTEALDAFKELSKTEGIIPALESAHAVAHAIKIAPTLQQDQIIIVNISGRGDKDVEQVFYMLK; translated from the coding sequence ATGAGTAATTTAACAGGCTTCTACGGAGAATTTGGGGGGGCCTTTGTCCCGGATTCACTTAGAAAAGTATTGGGTGATCTTGAAGTAGCTTTTATGCGCTATAAGGATGACCCTGATTTTATTTCCGAACTTACTTATTATCTGCAACAATATGTTGGGCGACCTAACCCGCTTTATTTTGCAGAAAGACTGACCAAAAAACTGGGCGGAGCCAAAATTTACCTTAAAAGAGAAGATCTTAACCATACTGGCTCACACAAGATCAACAATGTACTTGGTCAGGTTTTACTGGCCAAAAGAATGGGCATTAAAAGAGTTATCGCCGAAACCGGGGCTGGTCAGCACGGAGTAGCCACGGCTACGGCCTGTGCTATGTTTAATATGGAATGTGTTATTTATATGGGTGAAGAAGATACCAAGCGTCAGGCACTAAATGTTTTTCGTATGGAATTGCTAGGTGCTAAAGTAGTAACAGTAACTACAGGCACAAAAACCCTTAAAGATGCTGTTGATGTGGCTTTACAAGATCTGGTAGAGAACCACGAAAATACTTATTATATGTTAGGTTCTGCCGTAGGTCCCCATCCTTACCCTCTAATTGTTCGACATTTTCAGTCGATAATTGGCATAGAAGCGAAGGACCAACTTCGAAAAATTGAAGGACGCTTACCGGACTATATAATGGCCTGTGTTGGCGGCGGTAGTAATGCCATTGGTTTGTTTTATCCCTTTGTGGAGGATAAAGAAGTTAATATTATTGGCGTAGAACCAGGCGGTAAAGGTCTGGCAACAGGTCAACATGCCGCACCCTTATGTGCAGGAAAACCAGGAATTTTACATGGCTTTAAATGCTACTTAATGCAGGATGAAAATGGGGAACCATTAACAACGCATTCAATATCCGCTGGATTAGATTACCCTGGTGTTGGGCCGGAACACAGTTATTTAAAGGCTACGGGCAGGGCCGAGTATGTAGCCATTAATGACACCGAAGCATTAGATGCCTTTAAAGAATTATCTAAAACAGAGGGTATTATACCGGCACTTGAAAGTGCCCATGCTGTGGCCCATGCCATTAAAATCGCTCCTACCCTGCAACAAGATCAAATTATCATCGTTAACATCTCCGGACGTGGGGATAAGGATGTGGAGCAAGTTTTTTACATGTTAAAATAA